Proteins from a single region of Antechinus flavipes isolate AdamAnt ecotype Samford, QLD, Australia chromosome 2, AdamAnt_v2, whole genome shotgun sequence:
- the GPR132 gene encoding probable G-protein coupled receptor 132 has protein sequence MASSNSSQNCPFVSSEESKIFLIVMYSSVCVLGLPTNCFTAWFSLLQVLQGNVLAIYLFCLAICELLYVATLPFWIVYIRNDHVWTMDFQTCNIIAFVFFCNIYVSILLLCCISCDRFIAVTYALESRGYRKLKIAAFISIAIFLIVGIVHYPVFQMKENITCFEASTIDSKIASFHFFRFLVGFAIPFSIIIFTNYKIFKNIKTSTTLTGCQKAKVKNLAISIVLTFLVCFAPYHLVLLVKASVFSYYKGEAKKVCTLETKMNMISMVFLGLCTFNSIANPIIYVLASDNCKNELSRVHKGWKQWSTKTDSINLKCSK, from the coding sequence ATGGCTTCATCCAACTCCTCACAGAACTGTCCCTTTGTGTCTTCTGAAGAAAGCAAGATATTCCTGATTGTGATGTATAGTAGCGTCTGTGTGCTAGGCCTTCCCACAAATTGTTTCACTGCCTGGTTTTCCCTCTTGCAGGTGCTACAGGGGAATGTGTTGGCCATATACCTCTTCTGCTTGGCCATTTGTGAATTGCTCTATGTGGCAACTTTACCCTTCTGGATTGTTTATATTAGGAATGATCATGTATGGACAATGGATTTTCAGACCTGTAACATAAttgcatttgtatttttctgtaaTATCTATGTCAGCATTTTACTTTTGTGTTGCATTTCTTGTGATCGTTTCATTGCTGTGACATATGCTTTGGAATCTAGAGGGTACAGAAAACTAAAAATAGCTGCGTTCATTTCGATAGCAATCTTTTTAATTGTGGGAATAGTCCACTATCCAgtttttcaaatgaaagaaaatataacttgTTTTGAAGCCTCTACAATAGATAGTAAGATAgctagttttcatttctttcgcTTTTTAGTAGGATTTGCTATCCCATTTTCCATCATCATTTTCACAAACTACAAGATCTTCAAGAACATCAAAACCAGCACAACTTTGACTGGATGCCAGAAGGCCAAAGTAAAGAACTTGGCTATTTCTATAGTTCTCACTTTCCTAGTCTGTTTTGCTCCTTATCATTTGGTACTTCTTGTTAAAGCTTCAGTTTTTTCCTACTATAAAGGTGAAGCAAAGAAAGTGTGTACTTTGGAAACTAAGATGAATATGATTTCAATGGTATTCCTAGGCCTGTGCACTTTCAACAGCATAGCAAACCCTATCATCTATGTGCTAGCCAGTGACAATTGCAAAAATGAATTGTCTCGTGTTCACAAAGGATGGAAACAATGGTCCACAAAGACTGATAGTATCAACCTAAAGTGTTCAAAGTAG